GCCAGGTCTACCCGCGCTCGCTCGACTACGACGTGCTCTCCGCGCTGGTCCAGCTCGCCGCCGGACCGAGCAGCCTGGCCAAGACCATCCGGCTGATGGCCGGCATCGAGCTGGTCACCGAGGGCTTCAAGGAGGGCCAGGTCGGCTCCTCCGCCATGCCGCACAAGATGAACACCCGCTCCTGCGAGCGGGTCAACGGCCTCGCGGTGATCCTGCGCGGCTACGCCTCGATGGTCTCCGAGCTCGGCGGCGACCAGTGGAACGAGGGCGACGTCTCCTGCTCGGTGGTCCGCCGGGTCGCGCTCCCCGACGCCTTCTTCGCCTTCGACGGCCTGCTGGAGACCTTCCTCACCGTCCTCGACGAGTTCGGCGCCTTCCCCGCCGTGATCGCCGCCGAACTCGACCGCTACCTGCCGTTCCTCGGCACCACCAAGGTGCTGATGGCGGCGGTCCGGTCCGGTGTCGGCCGGGAGACCGCGCACGAGGCGATCAAGGAGCACGCGGTCGCCTCGGCGCTGGCGATGCGGGCCGGGGTCCGCGAGAACCAGCTGCTGGACCGGCTGGCGGCCGACGAGCGGATCCCGCTCGACCGGGCCGGCCTGGACGCGCTGCTGGCCGACAAGCTGTCCTTCACCGGTGCGGCGGCCGCCCAGGTCGCCGAGGTCGTCCGCCGGGTCGGCGAGGTCGCCGCGGCCCACCCCGAGGCCGCGAAGTACACCCCGGGCGCCATCCTCTGACCTCCGGCGCAGCCGCTCGCGGTGGAGCGACCGGTGGCTCGAACGTGTGAATAGGGTGCTCCGCTCCGCCGGGGCTGCCGGGATCCGGCGGCCCCGGGCCCGATGATCGACGGACCCGTCCCCGCGCTCCGCGCGGTGGGCGGGTCCTTCGCCTGCCCGGCCCCGAGGAGCCCGCCGTGATCCCCACCGCCACCCCGGTCACCCCACTGCCCGGGACGGGACTGCCGCTGTCGCTCGCGCTGCCGACCGGGCGGCTGCCCGCGCCGCACGACCACCCCCGGCGGCAGCAGGTCAGGGCGGAGCACGACAGCTGGTTCCGGGCGCGGATGGCCGGGGTCGGGCTCCCCGCCGAGCAGCGGCTGTTCGGCCAGTGCGAGGGCGTCAGCCTGATGTGCCGGGTGCTGCCCGACGCCGACGCCGACCGACTGCTCGGCATCTGCCTCGCCGCCTCCGTGCTGTTCCTGCTGGACGACGTCACCGACGGCGACTCCGCCGAGACCTCCCGCGCCGACCAGTACCTCGCCGCACTGGCTGGCGGCTCGGTCGCGGCCACCGGCTCGGCGCACCTCCGGCTGTTCTCGCAGACCCTGGCCCGGGTCCGGCAGGGCGTGTCGCCGCGGCTGTGGGCCCGCTTCACGGCCGGCTTCGCCGAGGTGGTGCGGACCGCCGCCGCCAAGTCGGCCGTGCCGGTCCCCGACTACGCCGGCTATCTCGCGGTCCGCCGCGCCGACGCCGCCTTCGACCTGGTCGGCGTCGCCATCGAGCACGGCCTCGGCCTGGAGCTCGACCTCGACCCCGCGCTCCTCGACGGCCTCCACGACGCCTGCTTCGAACACACCATCCTGGTCAACGACCTGCTCTCCTACCGCAAGGAGTACGCCGCCGACGAGCCGATGAACGCGATCGGCGTCCTCCGGCGCACCCGGGGGCTCGGCCTCCAGGCCGCCGTCGACGAGCTCTGCGCCCGGCTCGCGGCGGCCGAGGCGGCGTACTTCGCCGAGGCCGAGGCGCTGCGCGCGGC
The Streptacidiphilus albus JL83 genome window above contains:
- the purB gene encoding adenylosuccinate lyase, whose protein sequence is MRSVSAKPNIPDVLAARYASGELTRLWSPEHKVVLERQLWLAVLKAQADLGIDVPEGAVADYERVVDQVDLASIAARERITRHDVKARIEEFSDLAGHEQIHKGMTSRDLTENVEQLQVLQSLEHVRDRTVALLVRLATLAAEHSELVMTGRSHNVAAQATTLGKRFASAADEILVAFQRLEELIARYPLRGIKGPVGTSQDMLDLLGGDQDKLAELESRVAGHLGFRQGFTSVGQVYPRSLDYDVLSALVQLAAGPSSLAKTIRLMAGIELVTEGFKEGQVGSSAMPHKMNTRSCERVNGLAVILRGYASMVSELGGDQWNEGDVSCSVVRRVALPDAFFAFDGLLETFLTVLDEFGAFPAVIAAELDRYLPFLGTTKVLMAAVRSGVGRETAHEAIKEHAVASALAMRAGVRENQLLDRLAADERIPLDRAGLDALLADKLSFTGAAAAQVAEVVRRVGEVAAAHPEAAKYTPGAIL
- a CDS encoding terpene synthase family protein; translated protein: MIPTATPVTPLPGTGLPLSLALPTGRLPAPHDHPRRQQVRAEHDSWFRARMAGVGLPAEQRLFGQCEGVSLMCRVLPDADADRLLGICLAASVLFLLDDVTDGDSAETSRADQYLAALAGGSVAATGSAHLRLFSQTLARVRQGVSPRLWARFTAGFAEVVRTAAAKSAVPVPDYAGYLAVRRADAAFDLVGVAIEHGLGLELDLDPALLDGLHDACFEHTILVNDLLSYRKEYAADEPMNAIGVLRRTRGLGLQAAVDELCARLAAAEAAYFAEAEALRAAHADRQPALGRYLDAWAQMLSGNLAWSLACPRYHGPGGGWTEGVPDRMVLYPDRTEFARG